One window of Erwinia aphidicola genomic DNA carries:
- a CDS encoding autotransporter outer membrane beta-barrel domain-containing protein, translated as MKKNSFRLSTLTVAIFVGFSGTAGATPAVKDTTALSHNGPGQYTGGGSVFIGGDNLSVVNDAVTGSRWVGINPNTPGFAALVNSSGYKAYMDANAPSLAGDAHSPIGEDDQRAVHGERLAHSQGKESYSVPVGVVDGLKMGTAEGRYQKTQTVTLYQRDASGAIQYQKNADGSVKLDTAGNQIPVTVSKTLVLERNSDVYIKPVTTNGGSFGLQNAAIYTKVVSLKNDITAAVAVNGNLQENSASQRARDVLIVKNTTIDNTLDQDSVRVGAAGNVGGGGNDEYAHSERPSATGLSINSSSVDYQFDKEGHKLNSGVLTHQVAKSANVVLDNAQIVAKNLAAVRRDDNGDALSHGIDYGRYADKGSTAVAIAGSGLFVSIGNQSTLTGGVNNAGNALSVSGHANRVDVNNSTLNGSVQLNHDGYRPVITVSVVRDSKTGDYVANGAAIGNTNLLDRQHNGTTMNIANNSVVKGDITASGQSGYEVQLVDVTATDAPVPLAQSDILGSHSASAIYRNAVSSANQTLLANAGGAWTPVTVNLDHSTLNGRVAGNTSLAQPDFIVGGTDVLSWNPDLNVKNGAVWNAAATANNYLAVSDVHDLNLSASTLNMINVDTDGSTLGDRGRYEDLGAARVVVHGNLSQDKDGKGHYLTSRVNIGKAVAEPLLNLGGKYTYGSMQVKGSAQGLYQLAIANSGAEPYVKEGYIADRGNKNGASSYNPHSFVNYLGQGSDAHFYGRTEMGVWQYEAVDQYNDNVHDEHNVYFKNNGHLSNSAATALSMAASQVNVASMETDALAQHMTASRHAGDEGGVWVSYFGGKSKNTTNAGAKYKLNTNGVMLGVDNLFDARNGGSWLAGLAFSSARSDMNVMNSSGDLDSYGAQFYLSRHFDNGIFVDTHAQFDHFSNSGDAHMLDGQRSRSDFSGNGYGLGMKLGYTWTDRGYFAEPYIKATGRTFDGVHYTMNNGMVVNGDDYKSLQGEIGADVGYTFDINQGYVKPYFHLAGINEFADSNEMKLNNVSMNNSIDGAAVQVGAGAEVKLMKDVGGYASFNYTKGDDISRPWQANVGLSYSW; from the coding sequence ATGAAAAAAAATAGCTTCAGGCTGAGTACATTAACCGTTGCCATTTTCGTCGGTTTTAGCGGTACTGCAGGCGCAACGCCAGCAGTAAAAGACACCACGGCACTCAGTCATAACGGCCCGGGACAATATACTGGCGGCGGGTCGGTATTTATTGGCGGTGACAACCTCTCAGTCGTTAATGATGCCGTGACCGGCTCCCGCTGGGTCGGTATCAACCCAAACACCCCCGGATTTGCCGCACTGGTGAATAGCAGCGGCTACAAAGCCTACATGGATGCCAATGCGCCATCCCTCGCCGGAGATGCTCACTCTCCAATCGGTGAAGACGACCAGCGTGCCGTTCACGGCGAACGTCTGGCCCACTCACAGGGTAAAGAGAGTTATTCCGTGCCCGTTGGCGTGGTTGACGGCCTGAAAATGGGCACTGCCGAGGGGCGCTATCAAAAAACCCAGACCGTTACGCTCTATCAGCGTGATGCATCAGGCGCTATCCAGTACCAAAAGAACGCCGACGGTAGCGTTAAGCTGGATACTGCGGGCAATCAGATACCTGTGACCGTCAGCAAAACCCTGGTACTGGAGCGTAACTCTGATGTCTATATCAAACCGGTGACCACCAACGGCGGTAGCTTCGGTCTGCAAAATGCGGCGATCTACACCAAAGTCGTTAGCCTGAAAAACGATATCACCGCCGCCGTTGCCGTTAACGGTAACCTGCAGGAAAACAGCGCTAGCCAGCGCGCGCGCGACGTGCTGATCGTAAAAAATACCACTATCGATAACACGCTGGACCAGGACTCGGTACGCGTGGGTGCTGCCGGTAATGTCGGCGGGGGCGGCAATGATGAGTACGCGCATAGCGAACGTCCATCCGCCACCGGCCTGAGCATCAACAGCAGCAGCGTTGACTATCAGTTTGATAAAGAGGGCCATAAGCTCAACAGCGGCGTGCTGACTCATCAGGTGGCAAAAAGCGCCAACGTGGTGTTGGATAACGCGCAGATCGTGGCGAAGAACCTTGCCGCGGTGCGCAGGGATGATAATGGTGATGCCCTCAGTCACGGCATCGATTATGGCCGTTACGCCGACAAAGGCTCAACGGCAGTCGCCATCGCTGGTTCTGGCCTGTTTGTCTCGATCGGTAACCAATCTACCCTGACTGGCGGTGTCAACAATGCCGGTAATGCGCTGAGCGTGTCGGGCCACGCTAACCGCGTTGACGTGAACAATTCGACGCTGAACGGCAGCGTGCAGCTGAACCATGACGGCTACCGCCCGGTTATCACCGTATCCGTGGTGCGCGACAGCAAAACCGGTGACTATGTGGCTAACGGCGCAGCGATTGGCAACACCAATCTGCTGGACCGTCAGCACAACGGCACCACTATGAACATCGCCAATAACAGCGTAGTGAAGGGTGATATTACCGCATCAGGTCAGAGCGGTTATGAGGTGCAGCTGGTGGATGTGACGGCGACAGATGCCCCCGTCCCGCTGGCACAAAGCGATATCCTCGGCTCACATTCCGCCAGCGCAATCTATAGAAATGCCGTGAGCAGCGCAAACCAGACTCTGCTGGCAAACGCCGGCGGCGCCTGGACTCCCGTCACGGTTAATCTCGACCACAGCACGCTGAATGGTCGCGTCGCGGGCAACACTTCGCTAGCCCAGCCGGACTTTATTGTGGGCGGCACTGATGTGCTCTCCTGGAACCCGGACCTCAATGTGAAAAACGGTGCCGTATGGAATGCCGCAGCCACTGCCAATAATTATCTGGCCGTGAGTGATGTGCATGACCTGAATCTGTCTGCTTCCACCCTGAATATGATCAATGTGGATACCGACGGCTCAACCCTTGGCGATCGCGGTCGTTATGAAGACCTCGGCGCCGCCCGCGTGGTGGTGCACGGTAACCTGTCGCAGGATAAAGATGGCAAAGGTCACTACCTGACCTCACGGGTTAACATCGGGAAAGCCGTGGCTGAGCCGTTGCTGAATCTGGGCGGTAAATATACCTACGGCTCCATGCAGGTGAAAGGTTCAGCACAGGGCTTGTATCAGCTGGCGATAGCTAACTCAGGCGCTGAGCCATACGTCAAAGAGGGCTATATCGCTGACCGTGGCAATAAGAATGGCGCCAGCAGCTATAACCCGCACAGCTTTGTCAACTATCTGGGCCAGGGCAGCGATGCACACTTCTATGGCCGCACTGAGATGGGTGTCTGGCAGTATGAGGCGGTTGATCAGTACAACGATAACGTTCATGACGAACACAACGTGTACTTTAAAAACAACGGTCACCTCTCCAACAGCGCTGCCACAGCGCTGAGCATGGCTGCCTCACAGGTCAACGTTGCCAGTATGGAGACGGATGCACTGGCCCAGCATATGACGGCTTCGCGTCACGCGGGTGATGAGGGCGGCGTGTGGGTTTCCTACTTCGGCGGCAAGAGCAAAAACACCACCAATGCCGGGGCTAAATATAAGCTGAACACCAACGGTGTGATGTTGGGTGTGGATAACCTGTTTGATGCCAGGAATGGTGGCAGCTGGTTAGCCGGTCTGGCCTTCTCTTCTGCACGTTCAGATATGAATGTGATGAACAGCAGCGGCGATCTGGACAGCTACGGTGCGCAGTTCTATCTGTCGCGTCACTTCGATAATGGCATCTTTGTTGATACTCACGCGCAGTTTGACCACTTCAGCAACAGCGGCGACGCCCATATGCTGGACGGCCAGCGTTCACGTTCTGACTTCTCCGGCAACGGCTATGGTCTGGGCATGAAGTTGGGTTACACCTGGACCGATCGGGGCTACTTCGCTGAACCCTATATCAAAGCGACCGGCCGTACCTTTGATGGTGTGCACTACACCATGAACAACGGCATGGTGGTGAATGGTGACGACTACAAATCACTGCAGGGCGAGATAGGTGCTGATGTGGGTTACACCTTCGATATCAATCAGGGTTACGTAAAGCCTTACTTTCATCTGGCAGGCATCAACGAATTTGCCGACAGCAATGAGATGAAGCTGAACAACGTAAGCATGAACAACAGTATCGATGGCGCTGCGGTTCAGGTGGGGGCCGGTGCCGAGGTGAAACTGATGAAGGATGTCGGGGGTTACGCCAGCTTCAACTACACCAAAGGCGATGATATCTCTCGCCCATGGCAGGCGAACGTAGGGTTAAGTTACTCATGGTGA
- a CDS encoding metallophosphoesterase, with amino-acid sequence MNSFEAHPHPLSALQQQALGCVAALYRPPQLNAVTPLDATLRFGLIADPQYADVDADVPKNLYYRHALHKLPQAIDALNQQPLDFVVTLGDLVDRHWPSYQAILPLYETLRPPHAMVIGNHDARVISDRLSGAHTPPAGLPKSYYQFRLAGFRFIVFDGNDISLYCNQGNGDERHQAEAQLADLLARNQPQAKPWNGAVGAQQMAWIEQQLIAAEQRAETVVVFGHYPLAPHNSHNLWNGGELAALLCRYRVRACFSGHDHRGSYARIGNTDFITLKGMLDGADSVPYAVVELLDGVLRVKGYGGEVSRILAADSITSGQTS; translated from the coding sequence ATGAACTCATTTGAAGCCCACCCTCACCCACTCTCGGCGCTGCAGCAGCAGGCGCTCGGCTGCGTCGCGGCGCTCTACCGCCCGCCGCAGCTGAATGCGGTTACGCCGCTGGACGCCACGCTGCGCTTTGGCCTGATCGCCGACCCGCAGTACGCCGACGTCGATGCCGACGTGCCGAAGAACCTCTATTACCGCCACGCGCTGCACAAGCTGCCGCAGGCGATAGATGCGCTGAACCAGCAGCCGCTCGATTTCGTCGTGACGCTCGGTGACCTGGTGGACCGCCACTGGCCCAGCTACCAGGCGATTCTGCCGCTGTATGAAACGCTGCGCCCTCCGCATGCGATGGTGATTGGCAATCATGATGCGCGCGTCATCTCCGACCGCCTGAGCGGAGCGCATACGCCGCCCGCCGGGCTGCCGAAAAGCTACTATCAGTTCCGCCTCGCCGGGTTCCGCTTTATCGTCTTTGATGGCAATGACATCAGCCTGTACTGCAATCAGGGCAACGGCGACGAGCGGCATCAGGCCGAAGCGCAGCTCGCCGATCTGCTGGCGCGCAACCAGCCGCAGGCTAAACCGTGGAACGGCGCGGTGGGTGCGCAGCAGATGGCGTGGATTGAGCAGCAGCTGATTGCTGCTGAGCAGCGTGCAGAAACGGTGGTGGTATTCGGCCACTATCCGCTGGCGCCACACAACAGCCATAACCTGTGGAACGGCGGCGAACTTGCCGCGCTGCTGTGCCGCTACCGGGTGCGCGCCTGCTTTAGCGGCCACGACCATCGCGGCAGCTATGCGCGCATCGGCAATACCGATTTTATCACCCTGAAAGGGATGCTCGACGGCGCCGATAGCGTGCCGTACGCGGTGGTGGAGCTGCTGGATGGCGTGCTGCGGGTGAAGGGGTACGGCGGGGAAGTGAGCCGGATTCTGGCGGCGGATTCAATCACATCGGGTCAGACATCCTGA